A genomic stretch from Chiloscyllium plagiosum isolate BGI_BamShark_2017 chromosome 2, ASM401019v2, whole genome shotgun sequence includes:
- the LOC122561056 gene encoding beta-1,3-galactosyl-O-glycosyl-glycoprotein beta-1,6-N-acetylglucosaminyltransferase-like: protein MLCRRLRYFRYRQFRWVLTGIFCSITLLFLIRRDKSPVNEHQNLELVEEDPRYYVNCTGVINGDEESIKLAKLQTLSVIYKKRLVLNEKDYIDMTKHCSNFTRLQRYITFPLSKEEEEFPLAYSIVIHHRIDMFGKLLRLIYAPQNFYCIHIDKKSSPTFLDAVRGIASCFDNVFVASQLENVTYASWSRVQADVNCMKDLLQKNSTWKYLINLCGMDFPLKTNLEMVEKLKALKGANSLETEKTAPHKEKRWKHSFKVVNGKLKDTETNKNAPPIETPMFSGSAYFIVSRHFVEYLFRSPKIQKFIEWEKDTFSPDEHMWATLQRMPDMPGSVPVNNKYDTSDMNSLARLVKWSYLEGDISKGAPYPPCTGVHVRSVCVFGAGDLKWMLQQHHLFANKFDTEVDGIALQCLEEHLRHKAISNLLSYTEA from the coding sequence ATGTTGTGCCGAAGACTGCGATATTTTAGATACAGGCAATTTCGATGGGTGCTGACAGGAATTTTCTGTTCAATAACCTTACTATTTCTTATAAGACGTGACAAGAGTCCTGTGAATGAGCACCAAAATTTGGAGCTTGTTGAAGAGGACCCCAGATATTATGTAAACTGCACTGGTGTTATCAATGGAGATGAAGAGTCAATAAAACTGGCTAAACTTCAGACGCTGTCAGTTATATACAAAAAACGTCTTGTGCTGAATGAGAAAGATTACATAGACATGACCAAACATTGTTCCAACTTCACCAGATTACAAAGATATATCACGTTTCCACTTAGCAAAGAGGAAGAAGAATTTCCATTAGCATATTCAATAGTAATCCATCACAGGATTGACATGTTTGGAAAACTTTTACGCTTGATATATGCACCTCAAAATTTTTAttgtattcacattgacaaaaaGTCATCTCCGACTTTCTTGGATGCAGTCAGGGGCATAGCCTCCTGCTTTGATAATGTTTTTGTTGCCAGTCAGCTTGAAAATGTAACCTATGCATCCTGGAGCAGGGTTCAGGCCGATGTAAATTGCATGAAAGATCTACTTCAAAAGAATTCAACATGGAAATACTTGATCAATCTTTGTGGCATGGATTTTCCCTTAAAAACCAATTTGGAAATGGTGGAAAAACTCAAGGCTTTAAAAGGGGCAAACAGCTTAGAAACAGAGAAGACTGCACCACATAAAGAGAAGAGGTGGAAACACAGTTTTAAGGTGGTGAATGGGAAATTAAAGGACACAGAGACGAATAAAAATGCTCCACCAATTGAAACACCAATGTTTTCAGGAAGTGCCTACTTCATTGTCAGTAGACATTTTGTGGAATATTTATTTAGAAGCCCTAAAATACAAAAGTTTATCGAATGGGAAAAGGATACTTTCAGTCCAGATGAACACATGTGGGCAACATTACAAAGAATGCCTGATATGCCTGGATCAGTCCCTGTTAATAATAAATACGATACCTCCGACATGAACTCTTTAGCAAGGCTAGTAAAATGGAGTTACCTTGAGGGTGATATTTCCAAAGGAGCACCTTATCCACCTTGCACTGGTGTACACGTCCGTTCGGTGTGTGTATTTGGAGCAGGGGATCTGAAATGGATGTTGCAGCAGCATCACCTATTTGCCAATAAGTTTGACACAGAAGTCGATGGAATTGCACTGCAATGTTTGGAGGAGCATCTAAGACATAAAGCTATTAGCAATCTTTTAAGTTATACTGAGGCATGA